The following proteins are co-located in the Melanotaenia boesemani isolate fMelBoe1 chromosome 5, fMelBoe1.pri, whole genome shotgun sequence genome:
- the LOC121639414 gene encoding up-regulator of cell proliferation-like, whose protein sequence is MDCIETEMMQDTAMASPPEQDFCKTPVTMQNKTCPHNKTNMETILEDLGLEQYYKDKLPLSKILEIDTKAISDDLLKCKSDLPWYFLKKLTMANVTSRNVKCTSDCDLYRDQTSETTELDFDDLFNNVETGESINPLDLITALFLCSDGFVQQEMALKMSMCQFSVPLLLPNCDTTQCTLMLWAMRDIVKKYRPQHLLQSKGFIEERIVHSQLPMVSFVRLGDCSMSKSEILNKLLSSSQQYHDTFVHRNMKCGDSPRKISNGLTEITWYLPCGNKNMDIFVNPVAVANLHGDITSFETQFSFLCQTSEAVFVFFDHLDDKCKLLINANLKAKIFLVGSPLSKSEKSLKAIKTLAPSLGLTKTNIILRTKEKNDADFVQDLEKTVSDVVEKSKMKMSVEQMVGIAHNLGILVDEDSSECQAGKQKADAITREIQDIHKYKENQLPLQGTIWKELTCLEKEEFRLRKAGSENIEQYKSELQRKKKEMRKEQNSYDMSPAMTYFIDAISSPGTERCYFLKWMRMNLDNVSRTKLSGLRELYKEKCNTSVNKDEIKKIDIQLSNSSLGTEHFFREMGQLYEASVSLPEGDLSRKQLQHLPELCAQMLLDGFPLELVDGDASNIPLRWVSDVLTKLNDLASPKNKIIVVTVLGVQSTGKSTLLNTMFGVQFAVSSGRCTRGAFMLLIKVNEDVKKVFNCDFMVILDTEGLKSPELAQLDNSYEHDNELATLVVGLSDLTIINIAMENSTEMKDILQIVVHAFLRMKEVGKKPRCQFVHQNVSDVSAHDKNLRDRKLLLQQLNEMTQAAARMEKKEENKSFTDVMVYNADTGNCYVPGLWNGNPPMAPVNAGYSEAVYELKKTIIQLLGKNEASAQAILDFRKWMTSMWNAVKHENFIFSFRNSLVAEAYMRLCTEFNKWEREFRKEMFTWVTKAETRISNFGLDDESERTDITGFLTILKSEALSVLSKWETKLLENLKEYFKQTEGHDHLVEGYREEFSNSAKSLRREMERSVNNQLLTAADIRRGMNELDKIKENQSKEVEKAAFELIAKCRQKNVQMTDAELDQEFDKMWREILNKLSFSEHEPKDIYNSVSYSLRNNLSHKGSRACELLNEKNLKACGSGPFKYTADGWFNRGKHTVSKLFNIEDHVKCVQKMADSIISACRLFVAEKIQQKSNYHDTYIQDILHIIDERLQQNKDVTTDIDFEVSLKQHICGFAARDFQKMHEDFVHEHDPYRCLMKDKEKFRTDFKDVFHKRDQCQKKAKEFTEKYLKPAVEAYVNRYLGNDITDEMLTKEQFSTRMSFQYTILLDLLSKDDFSKYLYYIISYEDYVKTWILCQMFQYFPDAKSKFEFGDRRLKTIISNINNAINEAKRRNSSDLQMFVKDMCKELHDKLAISQDARSAFMILNQADQEQFAHMLTQSVKDMENSLRENFKKTTFEMILENLHVKPQDEMFKRLIGCGKQCPFCGAPCEAGGNAHNEHFASLHRQRGLGNGRYDGSEKLVTDICTSAVISDVPFYCNETNNQWHPYKRYREIFPDWDIRPDGSFQASDYWKYVFTKYNEKFADAFHGKPADIPSSWKDITIKQAKASLKESFNKN, encoded by the exons ATGGACTGCATCGAGACAGAAATGATGCAAGACACAGCCATGGCAAGTCCAccagagcaagatttctgtaaAACTCCTGTGACAATGCAGAATAAAACATGTCCTCACAACA agaCAAACATGGAGACCATCCTGGAGGATCTGGGGTTGGAGCAGTACTACAAGGATAAGCTGCCACTCAGCAAGATACTTGAGATTGATACGAAGGCCATCAGCGATGATCTGCTCAAGTGTAAATCTGACCTTCCTTGGTATTTTCTAAAGAAACTGACGATGGCTAATGTGACATCTAGAAATGTAAAATGCACATCAGACTGTGACTTGTACCGTGACCAAACATCAGAGACTACAGAGTTAGATTTTGATGATCTGTTTAACAATGTGGAAACTGGTGAGAGTATAAACCCTCTTGACTTAATCACagctctctttctctgttcGGATGGTTTTGTACAACAAGAAATGGCACTAAAAATGTCAATGTGCCAGTTCTCTGTGCCTCTGCTGCTTCCCAACTGTGACACAACACAGTGCACACTCATGCTGTGGGCAATGAGAGATATTGTTAAAAAGTACAGACCTCAACATCTTTTACAATCCAAAGGCTTCATAGAGGAAAGAATTGTTCATTCTCAACTTCCAATGGTCTCTTTCGTGAGACTGGGTGACTGCTCCATGTCCAAGTCAGAGATCCTCAATAAGCTTCTGAGCAGTTCTCAGCAGTACCATGACACCTTTGTCCATCGCAACATGAAGTGTGGAGACAGTCCAAGAAAGATATCCAATGGATTGACTGAAATTACCTGGTACCTTCCCTGTGGAAACAAGaacatggacatttttgtcAACCCAGTCGCTGTAGCCAACCTTCATGGGGACATTACTTCATTTGAAACACAGTTCTCCTTTTTGTGTCAGACATCAGAGGCAgtttttgtgttctttgatCATTTGGATGATAAGTGTAAGCTGCTAATAAATGCAAACCTCAAAGCAAAGATCTTTTTGGTAGGCAGCCCCTTGAGCAAGAGCGAAAAGAGTTTAAAGGCTATAAAAACTCTAGCGCCCAGCTTGGGCTTGACTAAAACCAACATCATTCTAAGAACCAAGGAGAAAAATGATGCAGACTTTGTTCAAGATTTGGAGAAAACAGTCAGTGATGTAGTTGAGAAGTCAAAGATGAAGATGTCAGTAGAGCAGATGGTTGGCATTGCCCACAACCTGGGTATATTGGTTGATGAAGACTCTTCAGAGTGCCAGGCTGGAAAGCAAAAAGCAGATGCCATCACCAGAGAGATTCAAGACATccacaaatacaaagaaaatcagCTTCCATTGCAAGGAACAATCTGGAAGGAACTGACTTGCTTAGAGAAGGAAGAATTTCGACTTCGAAAAGCTGGGTCTGAAAACATAGAGCAGTACAAGAGTGAGcttcagagaaagaaaaaagaaatgaggaaaGAGCAGAACTCTTATGACATGTCGCCAGCTATGACTTACTTCATCGATGCCATATCCAGCCCAGGAACAGAGAGGTGTTATTTCCTGAAATGGATGCGAATGAACCTCGATAACGTGTCTCGTACTAAACTGTCTGGACTCAGGGAGttgtacaaagaaaaatgcaacacTTCTGTGAACAAAGATGAGATCAAAAAAATTGACATCCAACTTTCTAACAGCTCTCTGGGGACTGAACACTTCTTCCGTGAAATGGGTCAGCTCTATGAAGCTTCGGTTTCCCTCCCAGAGGGAGACCTATCACGAAAACAGTTGCAGCATCTGCCTGAGCTGTGTGCACAGATGTTGCTTGATGGTTTTCCTCTTGAGCTTGTAGACGGAGATGCCTCCAACATACCTCTTAGATGGGTGAGTGATGTTCTCACTAAGCTCAATGACTTGGCGTCTCCAAAGAACAAGATAATAGTAGTCACGGTGCTTGGAGTTCAGAGCACAGGAAAGTCCACCCTCCTTAACACCATGTTTGGAGTTCAGTTTGCAGTCAGCAGTGGTCGATGCACTCGAGGTGCCTTCATGCTGCTCATCAAAGTCAATGAAGACGTTAAAAAAGTCTTCAACTGTGACTTTATGGTAATCCTGGACACTGAGGGCTTGAAGTCCCCAGAGCTTGCACAGCTGGACAACAGCtatgaacatgacaatgagcttGCAACACTTGTTGTGGGGCTGAGCGATCTCACCATTATTAATATCGCAATGGAGAATTCAACAGAAATGAAGGACATCCTGCAGATAGTGGTGCATGCTTTCCTCAGGATGAAGGAGGTGGGCAAAAAGCCTAGATGTCAGTTTGTTCACCAGAATGTTTCAGACGTTTCAGCCCACGATAAGAACCTGCGAGACAGGAAACTGCTCTTGCAACAGTTGAATGAGATGACTCAGGCAGCAGCCagaatggaaaagaaagaggagaacaAAAGCTTCACTGATGTGATGGTTTACAATGCTGACACTGGGAACTGCTACGTTCCTGGACTCTGGAATGGAAACCCACCAATGGCACCAGTTAATGCCGGATACAGCGAGGCTGTCTATGAGCTGAAGAAGACAATCATCCAGCTACTTGGAAAGAATGAAGCATCGGCTCAAGCCATCTTGGACTTTAGAAAGTGGATGACCAGTATGTGGAATGCAGTGAAACATGAAAacttcatcttcagcttcagaAACAGCCTTGTAGCTGAAGCGTACATGAGACTCTGCACAGAGTTCAACAAATGGGAGCGAGAGttcagaaaagaaatgttcaccTGGGTAACCAAAGCAGAAACAAGAATTTCTAATTTTGGCCTTGATGATGAATCTGAAAGAACCGACATAACAGGATTTCTTACCATACTGAAAAGTGAAGCCCTGTCAGTGCTGTCTAAATGGGAGACGAAGCTCCTTGAAAATCTGAAGGAATACTTCAAACAAACAGAGGGCCATGATCATCTGGTTGAAGGATACAGAGAAGAATTCTCAAACAGCGCAAAGAGCCTTCGACGAGAAATGGAAAGGTCTGTAAACAACCAGCTTTTGACAGCAGCTGACATCAGACGGGGAATGAATGAACTTGATAAGATCAAGGAAAATCAATCTAAAGAAGTAGAAAAAGCAGCGTTTGAGTTAATTGCTAAATGTCGACAGAAAAATGTGCAGATGACAGATGCAGAGCTGGACCAAGAATTTGACAAGATGTGGAGAGAAATACTGAATAAACTGTCTTTCTCTGAACACGAGCCCAAAGATATCTACAACAGTGTGTCCTACTCTCTGAGAAATAATCTGTCACACAAGGGGAGCCGTGCATGTGAACtgctgaatgaaaaaaatctgaaagctTGTGGGTCAGGACCCTTCAAATACACAGCTGATGGATGGTTTAACAGAGGCAAACACACAGTGAGCAAATTGTTCAACATTGAAGACCATGTAAAGTGTGTACAGAAAATGGCTGACAGCATCATATCTGCCTGCAGGCTGTTTGTAGCTGagaaaatacaacagaaaagCAATTACCATGATACTTACATCCAGGACATCCTTCATATCATTGATGAAAGGCTGCAACAGAACAAGGATGTGACCACAGACATTGATTTTGAGGTTTCTCTAAAGCAGCACATCTGTGGATTTGCTGCCAGAGACTTTCAGAAAATGCACGAAGACTTCGTACATGAACACGATCCCTACAGATGTCTGATGAAAGACAAGGAAAAGTTTCGTACAGATTTCAAAGATGTGTTCCACAAACGAGACCAGTGCCAGAAGAAGGCTAAAGAATTCACAGAAAAATACCTGAAGCCTGCTGTTGAAGCCTATGTCAACCGTTACCTGGGTAACGACATCACTGATGAAATGTTGACAAAGGAGCAGTTCAGTACACGGATGTCCTTCCAGTATACAATTTTACTGGATTTGCTTTCCAAGGATGACTTCAGCAAGTATTTATACTACATTATATCATATGAGGATTATGTGAAAACATGGATACTTTGTCAAATGTTTCAGTATTTCCCAGATGCAAAGTCAAAGTTTGAGTTTGGAGACAGACGTCTTAAAACAATCATCAGTAACATCAACAATGCTATAAACGAGgctaaaagaagaaacagcagcGACCTGCAGATGTTTGTTAAAGATATGTGCAAAGAGCTTCATGATAAGCTGGCAATTTCCCAGGATGCTCGTAGTGCATTTATGATCCTGAACCAAGCAGACCAGGAACAGTTTGCTCACATGCTCACACAGTCTGTGAAGGACATGGAAAACAGTCTTAGGGagaattttaaaaagacaacatttgaaatgatACTGGAGAATCTCCACGTGAAGCCCCAGGATGAGATGTTTAAAAGACTGATTGGTTGTGGGAAGCAGTGTCCTTTCTGTGGAGCTCCTTGTGAAGCAGGAGGAAACGCCCATAATGAACATTTTGCTTCACTGCATCGGCAGAGGGGTCTGGGTAATGGCAGGTATGATGGATCAGAAAAACTTGTTACTGACATATGCACCTCAGCTGTGATCAGTGACGTTCCGTTTTACTGCAATGAAACTAACAACCAATGGCATCCTTACAAGCGTTACAGGGAAATTTTCCCAGACTGGGACATCCGTCCAGATGGGAGCTTCCAGGCATCAGACTATTGGAAATATGTGTTTACAAAGTACAACGAAAAGTTTGCAGATGCATTTCATGGAAAGCCGGCTGATATTCCAAGTTCTTGGAAAGATATCACAATCAAACAAGCAAAGGCAAGCCTTAAAGAATCATTTAACAAGAACTGA